In Gimesia chilikensis, the DNA window TTCGGTTGCAGGTTATTCATACAGAGTCAAACTACGACAGTTAGTTCCCTGAAGTAGAGGTGCTGCTCCCGTCGGTGTTCTTATCTTTCTGATCCAGACGAACCATCAACCATTGCTCGGTCTTTTCCTTGCCGATGTGAACCAGCAAGGGTGCTTCGTCTTTCGTGAGGTTATAGATCCCCGTGTCGTAGACCGTGTTTTTATCGTCGCCGACAGTCCAGGCTGCCCGCTGAGTCTTTTTATCGACCGAGCCCTGAATCTGCTGCGTCTTCTTAGTCTTGGTATCGGTGAAATTCCCTCTCAGGATTCCATCCTTGTTCACAGCCAGTTCGACCACATTGTCCGACTTGGTTTCCCCCGTCGGTGAGAGTGCGAAGACTCCTAACGGCATCCATTTCCCCTGGTCACTGACATCCGCCGAAGCACCGGCCTGAGCCAGTTGGCTGGCCTGCTGAGTGTACTCTTCAGCGGTTCCCACATCCTGATTATTAACGTAGACGCTGTTGTCCTGGTAGACCACGTTATTCCCGTAGTCATAGTAGACCGGCTGCATGTTCGACCAGGCAAACCAGTCCATCATCGCCCCCCACGTACAGACCGTCCAGGCGTAGCCAGCAGGCCAACCGGGAGCATACCAGACACCGGGGTGAGCAGCATACCAGCCGGGATAATACATTCCCCAGCCATAAAAACCGCCACGAATCACGGCACCGTGATAGTAACGTGTCGAAGGCGGGACATGCACGAAGCCGGCAGCATAACCGCCATTCGGTCCATGGACGATACCACCTGCGGTACCACCTCCGCCGGGACCACGCACAACGCCTCCCGCGGCACCACCACCATTCGGACCGACAACCCGGCCGCCCGCAGCGGAGCCGCCATCACGACCGACGACGCGTCCGCCGGCCGCACTGCCCCCATCCGGGCCAACGACTTTCCCGCCGGCCGCGGATGCTCCACCGGGGCCGACAACACGACCACCGGTAGCAGAACCACCATTGTTACCCGTAATGCTTCCGCCCGCGGCATGACCTCCGTCAGGACCAATCGCGCCACCGCCTGAAATGGTATTTCCCCGCGGCCCGGTATAGCTGCCTTCACCGGCGATTCCACCATTTGGTCCGTGGTAGACATTACCGGAACCAGAGCCGTTAGCAATCGAACTGTTTACAGTATTGCGACCAGTAAAATCCTGCACTTGGGGATGCGAGTTGGTGACTGCGTTATGACCGGCGTCTGAAGGGAGCCCCAGAAAATTATCCAGGCCCTGACGCGTCGGTCGCTGGTTGAAATTCATGTTACTCATATTGAGCGAACCATCGTTACGCAGACCACGGCCACCATCCAGCTGATTCAGGTTGCCCCGATTGAACTGACCGTTGTTGAAGCGGTTCAGGTTATCGCCATTCATCCGGTCACCCGAACGGACCGAGTTCATGAAATTAGAGTCAAAGCCGGTTTTATCGTTGAAGCGGCCAGGTTGATCGAAGCGACTTCCGTAATTCGAGAAGCGGCTGCCATCAAAATTACCGCCACCTAAATTGCCACCACCAAAGTTACCACCATTGAAATTGCGACCACCGCCTCCGAAATTACCTCCACCGAAGTTACCGCCGCTGAAGTTACGGGCACCTCCGCCAAAACCGCCTCCGCCTCCGAAGCCACCACCTCCGCCGCCGCGAAAACCGCCTCCACCGCCACCATGGAAACCACCGCCACCAAATCCGCGGGCCCAGGCAACAGACAAATCAGCCGACACGAAACTCAGGGCTGTGACTGCGATGAGACTGATAAAAATTCTCATACCATTTATCCTCAACTAAAATGTTTAATTATCTTAAATCAAAGTGCCGTATCGAGCCTATTGTCGTCGGGAAACAACCTCGAGTGCATCGGGCAGTTCCGCACCATTCACTGTCCGATTCACAGATTGCCAGCGGCAGCCGTTCTTATCGATTTTGGTAATGACATTGTTGGCACTGGTCAGCATGCCGTCTGCAGTCACACCCCGCGATTCAATCACCCATCCGTTCTCGACGGGAGCCCAGATTCCAATCGCATGACTGCCATCGGTGTTGAAGGTCCAAGACA includes these proteins:
- a CDS encoding protocadherin; translation: MRIFISLIAVTALSFVSADLSVAWARGFGGGGFHGGGGGGFRGGGGGGFGGGGGFGGGARNFSGGNFGGGNFGGGGRNFNGGNFGGGNLGGGNFDGSRFSNYGSRFDQPGRFNDKTGFDSNFMNSVRSGDRMNGDNLNRFNNGQFNRGNLNQLDGGRGLRNDGSLNMSNMNFNQRPTRQGLDNFLGLPSDAGHNAVTNSHPQVQDFTGRNTVNSSIANGSGSGNVYHGPNGGIAGEGSYTGPRGNTISGGGAIGPDGGHAAGGSITGNNGGSATGGRVVGPGGASAAGGKVVGPDGGSAAGGRVVGRDGGSAAGGRVVGPNGGGAAGGVVRGPGGGGTAGGIVHGPNGGYAAGFVHVPPSTRYYHGAVIRGGFYGWGMYYPGWYAAHPGVWYAPGWPAGYAWTVCTWGAMMDWFAWSNMQPVYYDYGNNVVYQDNSVYVNNQDVGTAEEYTQQASQLAQAGASADVSDQGKWMPLGVFALSPTGETKSDNVVELAVNKDGILRGNFTDTKTKKTQQIQGSVDKKTQRAAWTVGDDKNTVYDTGIYNLTKDEAPLLVHIGKEKTEQWLMVRLDQKDKNTDGSSTSTSGN